In the Streptosporangiales bacterium genome, one interval contains:
- a CDS encoding alpha/beta fold hydrolase has product MTYASVNGLQLYYETRGSGRPLVLLHGGLLTIDLNFGPLLEPLAASRQVIAVELQGHGHTADTDRPMTIEALAGDVVALLDQLRVAEADLYGFSLGGLVACAVALGAPARVGKLILASADVHRPPGRESAPLDDDRMPTPADFQAWRDAYDLVAPDPTHFDEFAAKTSTMVHEFPGWTDELRSLQVPTLLIFGDRDFSPLADVAEVFELLPNAQLAVLPATTHVGVTRRPDEVFALITPFLEAS; this is encoded by the coding sequence ATGACGTATGCATCCGTGAACGGCCTGCAGCTGTACTACGAGACGCGTGGATCCGGTCGGCCTCTCGTACTGCTGCACGGTGGCCTGCTGACCATCGATCTCAATTTCGGGCCGTTGCTCGAACCCCTTGCGGCGAGCAGACAGGTGATCGCGGTGGAGCTCCAGGGGCACGGGCACACCGCCGACACCGACCGCCCGATGACGATCGAGGCGCTGGCCGGTGACGTCGTCGCGCTGCTCGACCAGCTGAGAGTCGCCGAGGCCGATCTCTACGGCTTCAGCCTCGGCGGTCTTGTCGCGTGCGCGGTCGCGCTCGGCGCGCCCGCCCGGGTCGGCAAACTGATCCTCGCCTCGGCGGACGTCCATCGTCCGCCGGGCCGGGAGAGCGCGCCACTCGATGACGACCGCATGCCGACGCCGGCCGACTTCCAGGCGTGGCGCGACGCCTACGACCTGGTTGCTCCCGACCCCACGCACTTCGACGAGTTCGCGGCCAAGACCTCGACAATGGTGCACGAGTTCCCTGGGTGGACCGATGAGCTGCGATCGCTGCAGGTGCCGACCCTGCTGATCTTCGGCGACCGCGACTTCTCACCCTTGGCCGACGTGGCGGAGGTGTTCGAACTCCTGCCGAACGCGCAACTCGCAGTGCTCCCCGCGACCACGCACGTCGGCGTGACACGCCGGCCCGACGAAGTGTTCGCGTTGATCACCCCATTCCTCGAGGCCTCCTGA
- a CDS encoding DUF222 domain-containing protein translates to MRVGKHLHSMHKAVLDLDPESANELMLYVEPLAKPEPDADGTPDSRTASQRRLDALLQLVRWGSEHKAMPKPGGRSLHVMATVTLRELYGMAGLAYLNNGDPLSVQELLAKAGEVDVSLTVFGTEGEVLHHGRTQRVAPAGLRAAVIARDKGCQHSGCDSKPLYCDIHHVTWWSRGGDTDIDNSALYCGRHHRQLHQRHWQATMINGIPHTIPPPWIDPQQKPRRNRVHDPPPWRG, encoded by the coding sequence ATGCGCGTCGGGAAACACCTGCACAGCATGCACAAGGCCGTCCTCGACCTCGACCCAGAGTCCGCGAACGAACTCATGCTCTACGTCGAACCCCTCGCCAAGCCCGAACCGGATGCCGACGGGACACCGGACTCGCGCACCGCGTCCCAGCGCAGGTTGGACGCGTTGCTGCAGTTGGTGCGGTGGGGTAGCGAGCACAAGGCGATGCCCAAGCCCGGCGGCAGGTCATTGCATGTGATGGCCACGGTCACGCTGCGGGAACTGTACGGGATGGCCGGGCTCGCGTATCTGAACAACGGCGACCCGTTGTCGGTCCAGGAGCTCCTCGCCAAGGCCGGCGAGGTCGACGTGTCGCTCACCGTCTTCGGGACCGAGGGTGAGGTCCTGCACCACGGCCGCACCCAACGCGTCGCGCCGGCCGGGCTGCGGGCGGCGGTGATCGCCAGAGACAAGGGCTGCCAACACAGCGGCTGCGACTCCAAGCCCCTGTACTGCGACATCCACCACGTCACCTGGTGGTCCCGCGGCGGAGACACCGACATCGACAACAGCGCCCTCTATTGCGGGCGACATCACCGCCAGCTCCACCAGCGACACTGGCAAGCCACCATGATCAACGGCATCCCCCACACCATCCCGCCACCCTGGATCGACCCGCAGCAGAAACCGAGACGCAACCGGGTCCACGACCCACCGCCCTGGCGCGGGTAG
- a CDS encoding DUF222 domain-containing protein translates to MLPPKYPQAAEAVIAGEISTTHAMVVADALDALPAAVSVESRDNAERDLVEYATQMPPAYLEKAAAAMQAGLNPDGVLDTEREHKAPRNARRETPAQHAQGRPRPRPRVRERTHALRRTPRQARTGCRRDTGLAHRVPAQVGRVAAVGAVG, encoded by the coding sequence GTGCTGCCGCCGAAGTACCCGCAGGCTGCCGAAGCGGTGATCGCAGGGGAGATCTCCACGACCCATGCGATGGTGGTCGCCGACGCGCTCGACGCGTTGCCAGCCGCGGTGTCGGTCGAGTCCCGTGACAACGCCGAGCGGGACCTGGTCGAGTATGCGACTCAGATGCCCCCGGCGTACCTGGAGAAGGCGGCCGCGGCGATGCAGGCGGGGCTGAACCCCGACGGGGTCCTCGACACCGAACGCGAACACAAAGCGCCGCGGAATGCGCGTCGGGAAACACCTGCACAGCATGCACAAGGCCGTCCTCGACCTCGACCCAGAGTCCGCGAACGAACTCATGCTCTACGTCGAACCCCTCGCCAAGCCCGAACCGGATGCCGACGGGACACCGGACTCGCGCACCGCGTCCCAGCGCAGGTTGGACGCGTTGCTGCAGTTGGTGCGGTGGGGTAG
- a CDS encoding SDR family oxidoreductase, with protein MNEPVTVAPSSWDCFTSDAFAGQVTLVTGAAGGMGREVARAFHQLGARVWLSDLDADALKATAAEIAMPGGPEPVVCPADVADAAAVAELYRRIDAEHGRVDNVVSCAAVITAESALDMTPEHWERVLRINLVGTFTVLQEAVRRMTAQGSGQIVAVASDAGKRGGGGLVADAAYAASKAGVLSLVKSLAREFAGTGVRINALTPGPTDTPMHGGLSTDLKERIGAGLPIGRMGHPRDMAAAILFLCSPAATFVYGASLNVDGGAMFE; from the coding sequence ATGAACGAGCCCGTCACCGTCGCGCCGAGCAGCTGGGACTGCTTCACCTCCGACGCCTTCGCCGGCCAGGTCACCCTGGTCACCGGAGCCGCCGGCGGCATGGGACGCGAGGTCGCCCGCGCGTTCCACCAGCTCGGCGCGCGGGTCTGGTTGAGCGACCTGGACGCCGACGCCCTGAAGGCGACGGCCGCCGAGATCGCCATGCCCGGTGGCCCCGAGCCGGTGGTGTGTCCCGCGGACGTCGCCGACGCGGCCGCCGTCGCCGAGCTGTACCGCAGGATCGACGCCGAGCACGGTCGCGTCGACAACGTCGTCTCGTGCGCCGCCGTGATCACGGCCGAGTCCGCGCTGGACATGACGCCGGAACACTGGGAACGGGTGCTGCGGATCAACCTCGTCGGTACGTTCACGGTGCTCCAGGAGGCCGTACGCAGGATGACGGCACAGGGCTCGGGCCAGATCGTCGCCGTCGCGTCGGACGCGGGGAAGAGGGGCGGCGGCGGACTGGTCGCCGACGCCGCGTACGCAGCGTCCAAGGCCGGCGTGCTGTCGCTGGTCAAGTCGCTCGCCAGGGAGTTCGCGGGCACGGGAGTGCGGATCAACGCGCTCACGCCCGGCCCGACCGACACACCGATGCACGGCGGGCTGAGCACTGACCTCAAGGAACGGATCGGAGCCGGCCTGCCGATCGGTCGCATGGGTCATCCGAGGGACATGGCCGCGGCGATCCTCTTCCTCTGCTCGCCGGCCGCGACCTTCGTGTACGGCGCATCCCTCAACGTCGACGGCGGCGCGATGTTCGAGTGA
- a CDS encoding ATP-binding cassette domain-containing protein, whose product MQVTTTDHSPRELLRVTDLVTTFQLGRGSPGRGGRVVHAVSGVSLSIAEGEAFGLVGESGCGKSTVARTIVGLARPRSGTVLVDGQDVHNASRAALRAAKRTVQMVFQDPYSSLNPRMTVRQLLTEAWLVHPGIVPRAEWGAEVHRLLELVGLAPESADRYPAQFSGGQLQRISIARALAVRPRLLIADEAVSALDVSIQAQVLNLLGELQSELGLALLFISHDLSVVRHLCQRVAVMYLGKIVEIGDVTQIYREPTHPYTQALLNAVPDLYPWLADRPPAQPSDDDIPSPTDPPSGCRFRTRCWKAQDRCAAEEPALDDRGHSHPSACHFAELPVTQETT is encoded by the coding sequence ATGCAGGTGACCACGACCGATCACTCGCCGCGGGAGCTGCTGCGGGTCACTGACCTGGTCACCACCTTCCAGCTCGGTCGGGGGTCACCCGGCCGAGGTGGCCGCGTCGTGCACGCGGTGTCGGGCGTCTCGCTGTCCATCGCCGAAGGCGAGGCGTTCGGGCTGGTCGGTGAGTCCGGATGCGGAAAGTCGACGGTCGCGCGCACCATCGTGGGACTGGCACGCCCGCGGTCCGGCACCGTGCTCGTCGACGGTCAGGACGTGCACAACGCGTCCAGGGCTGCGCTGCGTGCGGCCAAGCGGACCGTCCAGATGGTCTTCCAGGACCCCTACTCGTCGCTCAACCCGCGGATGACGGTGCGCCAGCTGCTCACCGAGGCGTGGCTCGTGCATCCGGGGATCGTGCCGCGCGCCGAGTGGGGCGCCGAGGTGCACCGGCTGCTCGAGCTCGTCGGGCTCGCACCGGAGTCCGCGGACAGGTATCCCGCGCAGTTCTCCGGCGGTCAGCTGCAACGCATCAGCATCGCCCGCGCGCTGGCCGTGCGTCCACGGTTGCTGATCGCCGACGAGGCGGTCTCGGCGCTCGACGTCTCGATCCAGGCACAGGTGCTGAACCTGCTCGGCGAGCTGCAGAGCGAGCTGGGACTCGCGCTGCTGTTCATCTCCCACGACCTGTCCGTGGTACGGCACCTCTGCCAGCGGGTGGCGGTGATGTACCTGGGCAAGATCGTCGAGATCGGTGACGTCACGCAGATCTACCGGGAGCCGACGCACCCGTACACCCAGGCGCTGCTGAACGCCGTGCCCGACCTCTATCCGTGGCTGGCGGACCGACCGCCGGCACAGCCGAGCGACGACGACATCCCCTCCCCCACCGACCCGCCGTCCGGCTGCCGGTTCCGTACCCGCTGCTGGAAGGCGCAGGACCGTTGCGCCGCGGAGGAGCCGGCACTCGACGACCGCGGCCACTCGCACCCGTCCGCCTGCCACTTCGCCGAGCTGCCCGTCACCCAGGAGACCACATGA